A window of the Triplophysa rosa linkage group LG23, Trosa_1v2, whole genome shotgun sequence genome harbors these coding sequences:
- the LOC130546930 gene encoding uncharacterized protein LOC130546930 isoform X2, producing the protein MKHLLGASVLTLVILPLAFSCESADISNKVAEDYRNVIEPRLKHVEAIIDQLNLNCTSKKLRQPKNAQVILRKICRVNRQLRKQSENETRQAIPVLPLLVEEIDHSLQCWCLKKKKKESSKPSRKWKLCKVKHILSTLQTYFEQYNASQSVHSELQKRGKPSHE; encoded by the exons atgaag CATCTTCTTGGTGCTTCTGTTTTGACACTTGTTATTCTACCTCTTGCGTTTTCCTGTGAGAGTGCCGACATCAGTAATAAGGTCGCCGAGGATTACCGCAACGTCATTGAGCCACGACTCAAGCATGTT GAAGCCATAATTGACCAACTAAATTTAAACTGCACATCAAAAAAGTTACGGCAGcccaaaaat GCCCAGGTTATCCTCCGAAAAATCTGCAGAGTTAATCGACAGCTGAGGAAGCAATCCGAAAACGAAACTAGACAGGCCATACCTGTACTACCTTTACTTGTGGAAGAAATAGACCATTCTTTGCAATGTTGGTgcctaaaaaagaaaaag AAAGAAAGTTCAAAGCCATCACGAAAGTGGAAGCTTTGCAAAGTGAAGCATATTCTTTCCACCCTACAGACATACTTTGAACAATACAATGCTTCTCAGTCAGTCCACAGTGAACTTCAGAAGCGTGGGAAGCCTTCGCATGAGTAA
- the LOC130546930 gene encoding uncharacterized protein LOC130546930 isoform X1, with protein sequence MCGRSLCEQTRASRIYRPSVISGGLIMEIGPVLISVLQHLLGASVLTLVILPLAFSCESADISNKVAEDYRNVIEPRLKHVEAIIDQLNLNCTSKKLRQPKNAQVILRKICRVNRQLRKQSENETRQAIPVLPLLVEEIDHSLQCWCLKKKKKESSKPSRKWKLCKVKHILSTLQTYFEQYNASQSVHSELQKRGKPSHE encoded by the exons ATGTGTGGACGCAGTTTGTGTGAGCAG ACACGTGCGTCACGGATTTATAGACCATCGGTAATATCGGGTGGTTTGATCATGGAAATCGGTCCAGTGTTGATATCAGTGCTGCAG CATCTTCTTGGTGCTTCTGTTTTGACACTTGTTATTCTACCTCTTGCGTTTTCCTGTGAGAGTGCCGACATCAGTAATAAGGTCGCCGAGGATTACCGCAACGTCATTGAGCCACGACTCAAGCATGTT GAAGCCATAATTGACCAACTAAATTTAAACTGCACATCAAAAAAGTTACGGCAGcccaaaaat GCCCAGGTTATCCTCCGAAAAATCTGCAGAGTTAATCGACAGCTGAGGAAGCAATCCGAAAACGAAACTAGACAGGCCATACCTGTACTACCTTTACTTGTGGAAGAAATAGACCATTCTTTGCAATGTTGGTgcctaaaaaagaaaaag AAAGAAAGTTCAAAGCCATCACGAAAGTGGAAGCTTTGCAAAGTGAAGCATATTCTTTCCACCCTACAGACATACTTTGAACAATACAATGCTTCTCAGTCAGTCCACAGTGAACTTCAGAAGCGTGGGAAGCCTTCGCATGAGTAA